A window of the Amycolatopsis solani genome harbors these coding sequences:
- a CDS encoding S41 family peptidase, which produces MGSEARAAQVNEVIRRLEAHYVFPAVAAKLADALRSRLDDGAYADVDDAEFATLVTADLQSVNGDPHLRLRHHTDPVADDGDAAVNSDGFRIEAELEGFGVAAVRRLAGNVGYLDTTMLYPPELAGPAISAAMTLLAPADALLLDVRRNRGGSPGTSALLQTYLVDEQVHYLDIYEREGDKTTQMWTLPYVPGPRFGGTKPVWVLTGPRTFSGGEDLAFSLQQQGRAKTVGEATRGGAHPREQYKVDTYLDVTVSIARSFHPETGENWEGTGVRPDLPVAADKAFDAAYELALRHVLELGDAGPRRGVAEEARQALDQVKDVGPGVDGTE; this is translated from the coding sequence ATGGGGTCGGAAGCGCGTGCCGCGCAGGTCAACGAGGTCATCCGACGGCTGGAAGCGCACTACGTCTTCCCCGCCGTCGCCGCGAAGCTGGCGGACGCGCTCCGCAGTCGTCTCGATGACGGTGCGTACGCGGACGTCGACGACGCCGAGTTCGCGACGCTCGTCACAGCCGACCTGCAGTCGGTCAACGGCGATCCGCACCTGCGCCTGCGCCACCACACCGACCCGGTCGCCGACGACGGCGACGCGGCGGTGAACTCCGACGGCTTCCGGATCGAGGCCGAGCTCGAGGGCTTCGGCGTCGCGGCGGTCCGGCGGCTGGCCGGCAACGTCGGCTACCTCGACACGACGATGCTGTACCCGCCGGAGCTGGCCGGTCCCGCGATCTCGGCCGCGATGACGCTGCTCGCGCCCGCCGACGCGCTGCTGCTGGACGTGCGCCGCAACCGCGGTGGCAGCCCGGGCACCAGCGCGCTCCTCCAGACCTACCTGGTCGACGAGCAGGTGCACTACCTCGACATCTACGAGCGCGAAGGCGACAAGACGACGCAGATGTGGACGCTGCCGTACGTGCCGGGCCCGCGGTTCGGCGGCACGAAGCCGGTCTGGGTGCTGACCGGCCCGCGCACGTTCTCCGGCGGCGAGGACCTGGCGTTCTCGCTCCAGCAGCAGGGCCGGGCGAAGACGGTCGGCGAGGCCACCCGCGGCGGTGCGCACCCGCGTGAGCAGTACAAAGTGGACACCTACCTCGACGTGACGGTGTCGATCGCGCGCTCGTTCCACCCGGAGACGGGGGAGAACTGGGAAGGCACCGGCGTCCGCCCGGACCTCCCGGTGGCGGCGGACAAGGCGTTCGACGCCGCGTACGAGCTGGCGTTGCGGCACGTCCTGGAGCTGGGGGACGCCGGGCCGCGGCGCGGCGTCGCCGAAGAGGCGCGGCAGGCACTCGACCAGGTGAAGGACGTTGGTCCCGGGGTGGACGGGACCGAGTGA
- the cydB gene encoding cytochrome d ubiquinol oxidase subunit II — MTLEIVWFVVIAFFWLGYLFLEGFDFGVGMLMPVLARDNTERRVMVNTIGPVWDGNEVWLIVAGGAMFAAFPGWYASLFSAAYLPLLLLLLALIGRGVAFEYRGKVDSDRWRRTWDRVIMVGSWIPPLGVGLVLSTTVLGLPLDADGNRVGSAFAALRWDTLLGAVAIAAFSITHGAAFLALKTSGDLRERARKLALRLLPPAMVPIVAFLTVVQWREGTLWTLLAFGIAAVAAVVAWFRLRADRDGQAFAALGVVIAGAAVVMFGSLFPNVLPSTLDAANTLTIEDAASSPYTLTVMTWVAVFGAPAVLIYQGWTYWVFRKRIGVQHIPAVHAP; from the coding sequence ATGACCCTCGAAATCGTCTGGTTCGTCGTCATCGCCTTCTTCTGGCTCGGCTACCTGTTCCTCGAAGGCTTCGACTTCGGCGTCGGCATGCTGATGCCGGTCCTCGCCCGCGACAACACCGAACGCCGGGTCATGGTCAACACCATCGGACCGGTCTGGGACGGCAACGAGGTCTGGCTCATCGTCGCCGGCGGCGCGATGTTCGCGGCCTTCCCCGGCTGGTACGCCAGCCTGTTCTCGGCCGCCTACCTGCCGCTCCTGCTCCTGCTGCTCGCCCTCATCGGCCGTGGCGTCGCGTTCGAGTACCGCGGCAAGGTCGACTCCGACCGCTGGCGCCGCACCTGGGACCGCGTCATCATGGTCGGCTCGTGGATCCCGCCGCTCGGCGTCGGGCTCGTCCTCTCGACCACCGTCCTCGGCCTGCCCCTCGACGCCGACGGCAACCGCGTCGGCTCGGCGTTCGCGGCCCTCCGCTGGGACACCCTGCTCGGCGCGGTCGCCATCGCCGCCTTCTCGATCACGCACGGCGCCGCGTTCCTCGCCCTCAAGACCAGCGGCGACCTGCGGGAACGCGCCCGCAAGCTGGCGCTCCGCCTGCTGCCGCCCGCGATGGTGCCGATCGTCGCGTTCCTGACGGTCGTCCAGTGGCGTGAAGGCACGCTGTGGACGCTGCTCGCGTTCGGCATCGCCGCCGTCGCCGCGGTCGTGGCCTGGTTCCGGCTGCGCGCCGACCGCGACGGCCAGGCGTTCGCCGCGCTCGGCGTCGTCATCGCCGGGGCCGCCGTGGTCATGTTCGGTTCGCTCTTCCCGAACGTGCTGCCCTCGACCCTCGACGCCGCCAACACGCTCACCATCGAGGATGCCGCGTCGAGCCCGTACACGCTGACCGTGATGACCTGGGTCGCCGTCTTCGGCGCCCCGGCCGTGCTGATCTACCAGGGCTGGACTTATTGGGTGTTCCGCAAGCGCATCGGTGTCCAGCACATTCCGGCGGTTCACGCGCCATGA
- a CDS encoding cytochrome ubiquinol oxidase subunit I codes for MEVLELARWQFGITTVYHFLMVPLTIGLSILVAAMQTQWVRTGDPRHLKMTKFWGKLLLVNFAMGVVTGIVQEFQFGMNWSAYSRFVGDVFGAPLAMEGLVAFFVESTFLGLWIFGWDRLPKKVHLACAWAFSLATMASAYFILAANSWMQHPVGVTFENGKPTMNSIWAVLTNNTALAAIPHTLAGAFSVAAAFLVGVAGWHLWRRRSNQDVWRSSLRLGGWVGIAAFAVLAITGDAQGKLMFEQQPMKMASAEALCHTEKPASFSIIAIGDVAGSNCEDVKTFNVPALLSFLAHNDFKTEVKGVEDLITEYQAKYGTNYPDDPSLGSLAGKPIDYVPNLPVTYWGFRMMIGFGAVSAGIGLLALWLTREDRIPTARWFPLLVLGGIATPFLGNSAGWIFTEMGRQPFVVVPNPSGVDGVWMFTAQAVSRLTTGEVWTSLIALTTVYAALGLVELYLMRKYIRGGVEAVMPPETKDSDKPGEDTLAFAY; via the coding sequence GTGGAGGTCCTTGAGCTAGCGCGGTGGCAGTTCGGCATCACCACCGTCTACCACTTCCTGATGGTCCCGCTGACCATCGGGCTGTCGATCCTGGTCGCGGCGATGCAGACCCAGTGGGTCCGCACCGGCGATCCGCGGCACCTGAAGATGACGAAGTTCTGGGGCAAGCTGCTGCTGGTCAACTTCGCGATGGGCGTCGTGACCGGCATCGTGCAGGAGTTCCAGTTCGGGATGAACTGGAGCGCGTACTCGCGCTTCGTCGGCGACGTCTTCGGCGCGCCGCTCGCGATGGAAGGCCTCGTCGCGTTCTTCGTCGAGTCGACGTTCCTCGGCCTGTGGATCTTCGGCTGGGACCGGCTGCCGAAGAAGGTGCACCTGGCGTGCGCGTGGGCGTTCTCGCTGGCCACGATGGCCTCGGCGTACTTCATCCTGGCCGCGAACTCGTGGATGCAGCACCCGGTCGGTGTGACGTTCGAGAACGGCAAGCCGACGATGAACTCGATCTGGGCGGTGCTGACGAACAACACGGCGCTGGCCGCGATCCCGCACACCCTGGCCGGCGCGTTCTCGGTGGCGGCGGCGTTCCTCGTCGGCGTCGCGGGCTGGCACCTGTGGCGGCGCCGCTCGAACCAGGACGTCTGGCGCTCCTCGCTGCGGCTCGGCGGCTGGGTCGGCATCGCGGCGTTCGCGGTCCTCGCGATCACCGGTGACGCGCAGGGCAAGCTGATGTTCGAGCAGCAGCCGATGAAGATGGCGTCGGCGGAGGCGCTGTGCCACACGGAGAAGCCGGCGAGCTTCTCGATCATCGCGATCGGTGACGTGGCCGGGTCGAACTGCGAGGACGTCAAGACGTTCAACGTGCCGGCGCTGCTGTCGTTCCTGGCGCACAACGACTTCAAGACCGAGGTCAAGGGCGTCGAGGACCTGATCACGGAGTACCAGGCGAAGTACGGCACGAACTACCCGGACGACCCCTCGCTGGGATCGCTCGCGGGCAAGCCGATCGACTACGTGCCGAACCTGCCGGTGACGTACTGGGGCTTCCGCATGATGATCGGCTTCGGCGCGGTCTCGGCGGGCATCGGGCTCCTGGCCCTGTGGCTGACCCGGGAGGACCGGATCCCCACCGCCCGCTGGTTCCCGCTGCTGGTCCTGGGCGGCATCGCGACGCCGTTCCTCGGCAACAGCGCGGGCTGGATCTTCACGGAGATGGGCCGTCAGCCGTTCGTGGTCGTCCCGAACCCGTCGGGGGTCGACGGGGTGTGGATGTTCACGGCCCAGGCTGTGTCGAGGCTGACGACCGGCGAGGTCTGGACGTCGCTGATCGCCCTGACCACGGTGTACGCCGCGCTGGGCCTGGTCGAGCTGTACCTGATGCGCAAGTACATCCGCGGCGGCGTCGAAGCGGTGATGCCCCCGGAAACGAAGGATTCCGACAAACCGGGCGAGGACACACTCGCCTTCGCCTACTGA
- the cydC gene encoding thiol reductant ABC exporter subunit CydC, protein MTELPGRAPLLASESTVDSVRPGKGPLGALPALVPAVRRALALVGFLSFLHAAALVAQAFLLADVLAAIVGAGVGGRTAQLAALLALVATRALTGWAVRTVSARAAATAQRELRARAVDHALRLGPEWIAHRGHGELTALTTRGLDALDAYFREYLPALVTAAVVPLGAGAAILFADWPSGVLIALTVPLLPMFAILVGKYTAGRVAGATDATHRMSELLLELVRVLPVLTAFRRAAAQGETVRRLSERHRRATLKTLKVAFSSAFVLELAATLSVALVAVVIGVRLAGGHLPLAIGLGVLILAPECYQPLRAVGAAFHASEDGVEAVRRVADLLATPAPAAGTEVPARGELRVSSLRVARRGGFAPDGETFSVRPGETVWLRAPSGGGKSTTLSALLGFVPAHDGTITAGGVDLADADLERWREQVAWVPQSPVFAGGTVREEVGSDALLDELGLTGLADRPVAKLSLGQRQRVAVARALVRVQGGAWLLLLDEPTAHLDEATARLVLDAVQRAVDNGAAAVIAAHERTAAVDLAADIAPAAEVSTTDSSATPLGWRALLDGRMFAGAVLGAVALLAGVALTATSGWLIAKASQQPPILTLTVAVVGVRAFGLGRAGLRYVERLVTHDAAFRIAGRLRVRLWTSLVRLGPARGLRAGEGQRRLVADVDTVRDLLPRVVSPPLVVTLVAAGAIAVQTWVLPAAGLTLAAAVAIGLCAPWVALRTERRATSALATGRRDVASRVLTLFEAAAELLAFGTARDHRRALADADTRLAAQARRQAFGAGAAEALVTLACGTAAVVSTALAASAVTSGGLDPVLAPVLALVPLALAEVLALLPPVAQHWDTLQRARRRLADAPPEPARPAHPEAGVELRGADLGWPDGPVVLHDVDVHLQPGTYAAVVGPSGAGKSTLVAALLGFLAPRAGVVAVPDEVAWAPQEPMLAATTVGENLRLARPTATEDDLRRALHQAALDDVDPATLLGSGGTGLSGGQAQRVALARALLGAPTAGLVLLDEPTAHLDEPTAQAVRAHLREALAGRTVLHVTHRADEAADADVVLEVRDGRVVTRVPVP, encoded by the coding sequence ATGACCGAACTTCCCGGACGCGCTCCTCTTCTCGCCTCGGAGTCCACAGTGGACTCGGTGCGGCCGGGAAAGGGCCCGCTCGGCGCATTGCCGGCCCTCGTGCCGGCCGTGCGCCGGGCGCTGGCCCTGGTGGGGTTCCTCTCGTTCCTCCACGCCGCCGCGCTGGTGGCACAGGCGTTCCTGCTCGCCGACGTCCTCGCGGCGATCGTCGGAGCGGGCGTCGGGGGACGCACCGCCCAGCTGGCCGCGCTGCTCGCGCTCGTCGCGACGCGCGCGCTGACCGGCTGGGCGGTGCGCACGGTCTCGGCCCGCGCCGCCGCGACCGCGCAACGCGAGCTGCGGGCCCGGGCCGTCGACCACGCGCTGCGCCTCGGCCCCGAGTGGATCGCCCACCGCGGCCACGGCGAGCTGACCGCGCTCACCACCCGCGGCCTCGACGCGCTCGACGCCTACTTCCGCGAATACCTGCCCGCCCTGGTGACGGCGGCCGTCGTCCCGCTCGGCGCCGGCGCGGCGATCCTGTTCGCCGACTGGCCGTCCGGCGTGCTCATCGCGCTGACCGTGCCGCTGCTCCCGATGTTCGCGATCCTCGTCGGCAAGTACACGGCCGGCCGCGTCGCCGGCGCGACCGACGCGACGCACCGGATGTCGGAGCTGCTCCTCGAACTCGTGCGCGTGCTCCCGGTGCTGACCGCGTTCCGCCGTGCCGCGGCCCAGGGCGAGACCGTCCGGCGGCTGTCCGAACGCCACCGCCGCGCGACGCTCAAGACGTTGAAGGTCGCCTTCTCCTCGGCGTTCGTCCTCGAGCTCGCCGCGACGCTGTCGGTGGCGCTGGTCGCGGTCGTCATCGGCGTCCGGCTCGCCGGCGGCCACCTGCCGCTGGCCATCGGGCTCGGCGTGCTGATCCTCGCGCCGGAGTGCTACCAGCCGCTGCGCGCGGTCGGCGCCGCGTTCCACGCCAGCGAGGACGGCGTCGAAGCGGTCCGGCGCGTCGCCGACCTGCTGGCCACCCCGGCTCCCGCGGCCGGCACTGAGGTCCCCGCCCGCGGCGAGCTCCGGGTGTCTTCGCTCCGGGTGGCCCGGCGCGGCGGCTTCGCCCCGGACGGCGAGACGTTCTCGGTCCGCCCGGGCGAGACGGTCTGGCTCCGCGCCCCGAGCGGCGGCGGCAAGTCGACGACCCTCTCGGCCCTGCTCGGCTTCGTCCCGGCGCACGACGGCACCATCACGGCCGGCGGCGTGGACCTCGCCGACGCCGACCTCGAGCGCTGGCGCGAACAGGTCGCGTGGGTGCCGCAGTCGCCGGTGTTCGCCGGCGGCACGGTCCGCGAGGAAGTCGGTTCCGACGCCCTGCTGGACGAACTCGGCCTGACCGGGCTCGCGGACCGCCCGGTCGCGAAGCTGTCGCTGGGCCAGCGCCAGCGCGTCGCCGTCGCCCGCGCCCTGGTGCGGGTCCAGGGCGGCGCCTGGCTGCTGCTGCTCGACGAGCCGACGGCCCACCTCGACGAAGCCACCGCCCGCCTGGTCCTCGACGCGGTCCAGCGAGCAGTCGACAACGGCGCCGCGGCCGTCATCGCGGCCCACGAGCGCACGGCCGCCGTCGACCTGGCTGCTGATATCGCCCCGGCTGCCGAAGTGTCCACAACGGACTCCTCGGCCACGCCGCTGGGCTGGCGCGCCCTCCTCGACGGCCGCATGTTCGCCGGCGCGGTGCTCGGCGCGGTGGCGCTGCTGGCCGGGGTGGCGCTGACCGCGACGTCGGGCTGGCTCATCGCCAAGGCGTCGCAGCAGCCACCGATCCTGACGCTGACCGTGGCGGTCGTCGGCGTCCGCGCGTTCGGCCTGGGCCGCGCCGGGCTGCGGTACGTCGAGCGCCTGGTCACGCACGACGCCGCGTTCCGCATCGCCGGCCGCTTGCGCGTACGGCTCTGGACTTCCCTGGTCCGCCTCGGCCCCGCGCGCGGCCTGCGTGCGGGCGAGGGGCAGCGCCGCCTGGTCGCCGACGTCGACACGGTGCGCGACCTCCTGCCGAGGGTGGTGTCGCCCCCGCTGGTGGTGACGCTGGTCGCGGCCGGCGCGATCGCCGTCCAGACGTGGGTCCTCCCCGCGGCCGGCCTGACCCTCGCCGCGGCGGTGGCCATCGGGCTGTGCGCGCCGTGGGTCGCGCTGCGCACCGAGCGCCGGGCGACGTCGGCCCTGGCGACCGGCCGCCGCGACGTCGCTTCGCGAGTCCTGACCCTGTTCGAAGCGGCGGCCGAACTCCTCGCCTTCGGCACCGCCCGCGACCACCGCCGTGCCCTGGCGGACGCCGACACCCGACTGGCCGCGCAGGCCCGCCGCCAAGCTTTCGGCGCGGGCGCGGCGGAAGCACTGGTCACGCTGGCCTGCGGCACGGCCGCGGTCGTCAGCACGGCGCTGGCCGCCTCGGCGGTCACGTCCGGCGGGCTCGACCCGGTCCTGGCGCCCGTCCTGGCGTTGGTTCCGCTCGCGCTGGCGGAGGTCCTCGCGCTGCTGCCGCCGGTGGCGCAGCACTGGGACACGCTGCAGCGCGCCCGCCGCCGTCTCGCGGACGCACCGCCCGAGCCGGCCCGGCCCGCACACCCCGAAGCGGGCGTCGAGCTGCGCGGAGCGGACCTCGGCTGGCCGGACGGCCCGGTCGTCCTCCACGACGTCGACGTGCACCTTCAGCCGGGCACGTACGCCGCCGTGGTCGGACCGAGCGGCGCCGGCAAGTCGACGCTCGTCGCCGCCCTGCTCGGCTTCCTCGCGCCGCGGGCCGGCGTGGTCGCCGTCCCGGACGAGGTCGCGTGGGCCCCGCAGGAGCCGATGCTCGCGGCCACGACGGTCGGCGAGAACCTCCGCCTCGCCCGCCCCACGGCGACCGAGGACGACCTCCGCCGAGCGCTCCACCAAGCCGCCCTCGACGACGTCGACCCGGCCACCCTGCTCGGCAGCGGCGGCACCGGACTGTCGGGTGGACAGGCCCAGCGAGTCGCACTGGCGCGCGCCCTGCTCGGCGCACCGACGGCGGGGCTAGTCCTGCTGGACGAACCGACCGCGCACCTCGACGAGCCGACCGCCCAGGCCGTGCGCGCCCACCTGCGCGAAGCCCTGGCCGGCCGCACGGTGCTGCACGTGACCCACCGAGCCGACGAGGCCGCCGACGCGGACGTCGTCCTCGAAGTCCGCGACGGCCGGGTCGTGACCCGAGTACCGGTGCCGTGA